The genome window TCCCCGCTGCTGACAATCATAATACCGGTGTCGTCATTATGAATGCTTCGCGCAATGACAGACTTTTTGGGGACGCTGACGCGCCATCTCCAGAGCAGTTCTACCGATATGTGCTCAGCCATAAAAGTGTTGATCTAACAATTATGGGATTGAGGGATGTTGAACGATTCCATCGGATTGCGAAAGCACTCTCCGAGCAAGAAACCTTGACACCGGAAGAACAAGCGGTTTTGGAAGAATATGGAGCACGGAGACTCGAAGAAGGCGCGCTGACATAACCCCGATACTGAAAATGAGGGAACGAGTGAATTTGCTAACAAACGATTGGAATTTCAATGGATAAAAGCGCACCAGATCAGACGAATGAACGTTCAGAAGAGTCTTATCCGCATGAAAAGCGCAATTTGATTGTATTCGCTCTAAACCAGATTCTGATGCGTCTCGGTTGGATGTTCAAATCCGAGTCTGTGGTCATTCCAGCGTTTATTGATGTCTATACCTCATCTGGAACCATCCGTGGACTGCTACCGCTTATTCTGCGAATCGGGCAGAGTTTGCCCCAGTTTCTGGTCGCGCAACGTGTCGCCCGAATGCCAAAAAAGCAGGGGTTCTTCATTCTCACAGGATTCGGTTTTGCGATTCAGTGGTTCGTGTTGTCCGGGATATTAAGCCTGACACGCTGGTCAGCAAATGTTATTGTTGCTGTTTTTCTCGTGCTGTGTACCCTGCACTGGCTCGCTGTTGGTTGCAATCATCTGGCTACCGGAACGCTACAGGGCAAACTTATCAGTCCCGAAAAACGGGGGAGGTTACTCGCCTATTCCAATATCATCGGTTGTACACTTGCGATCGGTGTTGCTTTTTACTTCCTACCGCGTTGGCTTTCTGGGGATGCTCCACGTTATGCGATGCTCTTTAGTGCAACAGCCTTTTTCTTTGGTGTCGCAGCAGCAGTCAGTTTCTGGTTTAGAGAACTCCCTTCACGTCCAGAGGGTACGGCACCTTTTTTCAGATTTCTCGGCGAC of Candidatus Poribacteria bacterium contains these proteins:
- a CDS encoding MFS transporter; the encoded protein is MDKSAPDQTNERSEESYPHEKRNLIVFALNQILMRLGWMFKSESVVIPAFIDVYTSSGTIRGLLPLILRIGQSLPQFLVAQRVARMPKKQGFFILTGFGFAIQWFVLSGILSLTRWSANVIVAVFLVLCTLHWLAVGCNHLATGTLQGKLISPEKRGRLLAYSNIIGCTLAIGVAFYFLPRWLSGDAPRYAMLFSATAFFFGVAAAVSFWFRELPSRPEGTAPFFRFLGDALLSLRYDRNFRRFAIVILLFYSIWPLFPHYTVFGKRTLGLVPSGFVTLIIAQNASNAIGAGIMGNIADRSGNRFVLRILILISACMPLLAVGISRMPSGAQFYWIIFALMGFTPVSARIVTNYTLEIAPQEKHPQYLGVMSLFQAIPLFVSPLIGALIEGFAFEPVFIGCGILVLLGFLLTFRLAEPRFD